In Streptococcus pneumoniae, the sequence AAGAGCTAGAAGCCATTATACGTGGAGAAGACCAGCGAATTCTCTTGGTAATCGGGCCATGCTCATCTGACAACGAAGAAGCTGTCCTTGAATACGCTAAGCGTTTGGCAGTCCTACAAGAAGAAGTGGCAGATCGTATCTTTATGGTTATGCGTGTTTATACTGCCAAACCCCGTACCAACGGAGATGGCTATAAGGGCTTGATTCACCAGCCTAACGCGACAGAAGCGCCTAGTCTTATCAATGGAATCAAAGCCGTTCGCCATCTTCACTATCGTGTCATCACAGAAACAGGGATGACAACTGCTGATGAAATGCTTTATCCTGAAAACCTTCCGCTTGTAGATGATTTGATTTCTTACATGGCAGTTGGTGCCCGTTCAGTTGAAGACCAGCAACACCGCTTTGTGGCAAGTGGGGCAGGATTTTCTACTGGTTTTAAAAATCCAACCTCTGGAAATCTCAATGTCATGTTTAATGGGATTTATGCTGCTCAAAACAAACAAAGTTTCCTTTTCTTAGGAAAAGAAGTAGAAACAACTGGGAACCCGCTTTCACACGCTATTCTTCGTGGTGCTCTTAATGAGTATGGAAAAAATATTCCCAACTACTATTATGACAATTTAATTGATACCATTGCCCAGTATGAGAAAATGGG encodes:
- a CDS encoding 3-deoxy-7-phosphoheptulonate synthase, which translates into the protein MVFTAKSSKINIEEVRALSKLEGQALERKSQRDQELEAIIRGEDQRILLVIGPCSSDNEEAVLEYAKRLAVLQEEVADRIFMVMRVYTAKPRTNGDGYKGLIHQPNATEAPSLINGIKAVRHLHYRVITETGMTTADEMLYPENLPLVDDLISYMAVGARSVEDQQHRFVASGAGFSTGFKNPTSGNLNVMFNGIYAAQNKQSFLFLGKEVETTGNPLSHAILRGALNEYGKNIPNYYYDNLIDTIAQYEKMGLENPFIIIDTNHDNSGKQYIEQIRIVRQTLINRAWNEKIKQFVRGFMIESYLEDGRQNEPEVFGKSITDPCLGWDNTEALVREIYKTLGE